TTTCCTCCTCCCCTTGGGGGATAAGTAAAAAGGCCAAAGCTGTAAGAGAAAAATGAGAAAATCTCTCATACCCAATAAGCCGTCCGAGTCATCACCCTAGAAAAACATTTCATCAAAAATTTAATGGCTTCCGGCAACTCCACTGCACCGGCTGTCATCGCTACCGAAGCATGATGCCCTTCATCTTCCTGCATCTTTTGCAATATATGCCGACTTTTGCTATCAGCTGCCGGCAATTTCTGCAAATGCCGCTCTAAATGATTGACCACTTGGCGTTCTGTCTCAGCCACAAAACCTAAATTCCATGCATCGCCCGCTAATCCTGCCACTAAACCAATTGTAAATGAACCCAAATACCAGAATGGATTTAAATAACTCGGGTGTGCACCCAATTCCTGCAGGCGTTGGTTGCACCAAGCCAAATGATCGTTTTCCTCCTCAGCTGATTGCTCTAAAGAACGTGCCACCTCAGTCGAACGCGACATCAACGCCTGGGCTTGATATAACGCTTGTGCGCTGATTTCACCGGCATGGTTCACGCGCAGCAAACCGGCACTGTGCTTGCGTTCTGCGCTTGATAATGCAGGCTCCTCAAGGTTAGCTGCAGGATTGGGTCTGATCGATGACGGCGAATTAAACAAAGTACGCAGGCTTTGATCAAATTGCATCAGGCAGCGATCTAGGAAAGTGAAATTACGTAATTTGGAAATAGACATAAGCTTTCCTCCAATATTTGCTACTCATCTTCCCCCGCAGAAAAGCCCGAAGAAAGCGCCAAATAATGCTGATGTAACTGCTTAACTTCTGCCGCCAAAGTCTCTAAATCTCCAGCATTAACGATCACATCATCTGCTTGCTGCAAGCGTTGCGCGCGTGTGGCCTGTGAATCCAGGATGCGTTGTACTTCTTCCGCCGTTAGGTGATCTCGCGCTTCGGTGCGTTTAATCTGTATCCCTTCGGAAGTATCCACTACCAAAATTCTATCCACCAAAGCATAAGACAAAGTCGCTTCTATCAATAAAGGTATAACCAATAAACAATACGGAGATTGAAGCTTATCCACCTGACGTTGCATTTCAGTGATAATCAGCGGATGTAACAATGCTTCTAACCAACGCCGTTCTTTAGGCTGTTCAAAAACAATTTTGCGGAGAATTTGACGGTCAAGGCTACCGGATTCATGCAATACCTGGCTGCCAAAATGCTGCATGATCTCCTTTGTGATTATAGAATCTGCAATGACTTCACGGGCAATGATATCCGCATCAATAACCGGCACACCCAATTTGGCAAACAAACTGGCCACAGTAGATTTACCGCTGCCAATCCCGCCTGTTAAACCAACTTTTAGCATAGACTCACCTGATTTGCTGACTATACAATAGTCCAGAAACGACAATCTCCACTACCAAAAAATATTATAACTATTCACCACAGGATTGAAACAGCCATATTTTCCCAATCTCACCCCTAAAAATTTAGGAAAAATCTGACCGTTTTGTGCGACTTCCAACAATGTGCTGAATAGTTACAAAATATTAAAAGCAAATGAGGGCTAGGTATAACAGAGATTATTTCCAGATACAACTCATCAGCGCTGAAAAAGTAACTACTTACCCCTCTGAAATACCTAAAAAATTAATTGGAGAGATCATTCATGGCACAAGAGACAAAAAAAGATATCAAAATTAAACAAAGAAAACTATCAGGTGAGCTCACTTATCTAGAAGATTTTAAATGCCCCATTTCGCTTGGAGTGATATTAAATGACCGCTGTATGGTAGCAGAAGATGGGCATACTTACTCCGAAAGAAACATTAAAAACTGGTTTATGAAAGAAGAAAATTTACACGGTATTTTTTCTTATCTGGTTGCACATAGAATGCAAGAGAAATTAATAGAACTAATGAATCAACTAGCAGTGCTTCCAGATACACCTAAATATGAAGCCAACAGAATCGATTTTTACAATACCGTCACGACACTTGTTAAAAGTAATGATCCATCCGCAATCAATTTTTTTGTAAATTCTGTAAAGTGTCTGTGGATTATCGATAATAAACTTTTTATTGGCATCAGAAATATTTTTGAAAACCCTCCCTTAGCAGCAGATAAAAGTATCAATGAAAACATTCTTAAACCCTTAACAGGAAAAGTTACCAGCCAAGGAGAAAAAGTTCCCTTTCCAGACATGGAATATATTTCAGAACATGTAATTAGCCTGGCAATTAAATTAAATAGGCCGCTCAGAAAAGACCATTTGATTAAAGCCTATGATGATGGCAATCTAGATAGATTTAAAGCGATATTGCACTCTCATCTGCAGCAAATCTCACCAGAAGTTAATCGCAAATATTTTTTCGAACCCTTGTATAGGGCTATTCAAAGTAATCAAACACCATTTGTACAAGCTATTCTGGCAACAGGTGTCCCTATCAGCGGCGAATATATAAATGAATTTTTGCTATCACCAATTCTTCATGGATAGTTCACTCTAGTCAAAGAATTACTAGAAGCTAAATTTGTACCCGGTCAAGAAAGTGTCAGGCTAGAGAAATTACAGAAAATGCAACAATTCGCTACTGAACAACATGAGGATACCATTGCTGAATTATTGACCCGCCACATAGCACAGTCTGGCGAGGCACTTAAAGCTGAAACAACTCCCTTAACACCGATACCTCCTCAAACTCCCGCACCTGTGATTATTCCTTTGACTGTTCCCTCGATAGCAGATTCCGCTGAAGTGCTACCCACTCAAATACCTAGTCAATCACCTGTGCCCATTGCATCGCAAGTAGGGACTCCTTTGATGTTAGGAGCATCTCTGAGCAAAATGACTACTGGATTTTTTCGATCGGTTGATCGCGCACTATCTGGAACCACAGCATCAGAAACAAAACCTAAGAAATATACGAGTCTTACTGACAGCAAAACTTTACAAAGAATGGACAGATTAAGCACAAAGTTAGAGCAGCTGGAAAAATCAAATATGCAGTTAGAACAATTAGCAGGTTCGCAAGTCGGAGGTTTGCGGTTTGCTTTAGCTGAACATAGAGAAACTTTAACAGAATTACAGTCTAGTCATTTAATTGATGTAGAGCGTTTAAAGGAACTTGAAAATAATCTTGCTACTTGTAAAGAGGATATCGCTGAGCAAATGGCTTGGTATAATCCGTTTAGTAGCCTTGGAATGTGTTGAACTGTCATCCTTCGCTTTGCTCAGGAGACAGTTAACTGGATGAACCTAAACTTCCCCCGCAACCCGTGCACCCAATTGCAACAGCTTTTGCAACAAAACCTGTAGCCTTTCTGCTGTGGGCGCAGAGACATGAATACGCGCCAAAGATTCTTGATCGTGACGCAACCCCGCCTTCAGGCGGGGTATCTCAAAACTACCGCCTGCATCGGTAATCGCATCGAGAACCTGATTCATCAAGCCATTATCTAAAATATGCCCTTGTAGCTCGATCGTGCAATCGGCAATCGCTGAGCTAAAATGCGGGCCCGGAGTAGTCGTTGCCGGCACATCTTGCGTCAGGCACAAGCTCAAACACTTAGCAGCACCCCCAGCCAACATGAACTCGGTTAACGGCGTAGCAATGACTTCATAACCCCAGGATTTAAGCTGCTGCCGGAAGGCGTCTGTCGGTTGATTGCAAATATAAGCCTCCCCGCACACCACACCATTACAAGTAAAATTCAGCGCATCTTCTTCACTAACGGCCAAACGTTTATGCGGCGGAACTCGCGCATGCAGTAATTCTAGAGAAGGTTGATCAAAGGCGGGAGGATAATAAACCACGCGTCCATCCGCCAAGGGCGCAAAACACGTATCCAGATGATAAAAACGCTGATCCACCAACCTCAACGAAGCCACTTCTACATCAAAAATCTCACATAATCGCGGATGCGCTTCCAAGGCTGTACGCACGCCATAACCTGCCCATAACAAAGTTTCCCCGGGTTGAAACAGCGCATCGCCCTCGCCTTCAAATGTGCCTTCACCGTGTAAATCGACGATGTTATAACCCTGCTCGCGAAACCACTGAATGAAAAAGTGTTCCTCCGGCTGCCGTTGCGGAAAACGAAAGGCCGAAGGCACAAAAATCTTCCCCAGCACCAAGCCAGCATTAGCCGTAAACGGCATATCAGGTAAACCGCGTATCGCTGGAATCAGATGTACCTTGGCACGCGCCGAAATTAATTCATATAATGCTTGCCACTGCTGCTGTGCAACATCATTCTTGGCGCGTCCAACTTGTCCTTCCATCCAGGGATTTATAACATATTCGACACCAAAATATTTGGGTGGGCACATTGCCCATTGAGAAGTAACTAGATTGGCCATGGTTAGAGTTCACTCTTGCGTCTTAAGTCATCCGTGAAGGATATATTAGCGGTTATATTCATGCAAAACAACTTGGGACTTATGCTCACGACAGAAGTATTTAGGTTAAAGTGTTTCACCAATCTACCAGCATACTCTTAAGCGAATATTAATTTATGCATGGAAAAACCTTTGCGAACTGCTAAATGGATTTTAGTTTTTTGTACATTTAAGAATCGCGCGCGCATCTTTTCAATTAAGGGCATCTCTAGAAATCAGAGATTTTCGCCCAAGACAAGGCGGATTAGATTTTAAAACCGGAGTTAATACGGGAATAAATGAGGATTTTAAAATCTAATCCAACGCCGTATTGAGCGAAAAGATCAATTTCTAGAGGCGCCCTTAATCTTTTCTTAATTAATCCATATTACCCTTAATGTAAGATGCATCTATTATGAGTGTAAGTTAATTTTTTTTTATTAACTTTTAAAAAAGTGGAGAAAATAAGCAGTGAAAGTAATATTAAAAATAAACGACCGCGAATACCCGGTGAATGATGTCGACCCAAACGTAAAATTAGCAGAATTATTTGATCGCTTTTTTGAGTTATATCAACCGGCTAAACTGGCCGGTCTTTCTTCAGACCAGGACATGGGATTTAAGATTGCAGGGCGGGTGCTTAGGTCTGAGGATTTTGGTAAGACATTGGTAGAACTGGGCATTTTTGAAGAAACTCGGCTTGAAGCAACTCCCTGTAAGAAATATAGCACAGAGGTTTTATCTCCAACTAGTTTACGTGAGTATGTTCTAGATCCACAAACGGTTCATATTCCTTTGGCAAAAAAGTATCTGAGGGATTACATCCCTATTCATGGAGAGATATGGGGGGGCTGGAGTAGGGCTCATCATAAAGCGCGGCTGGGTTGGTTGACACCCGAAGATGTAGCGCACTATGGTCAATTGGATGCTCGGCTGACAAAAGATGGATGGTCACTCTTGCATATCACTGCATATTATGGGCATCTTAATTCCACACAACTATTACTTGAAAAAAATGCAAACCCTAGCATAACAGAACAGAGCCTATATGGTACTCTCAGCAAAAAAACCCCTTTACATTTGGCACTACAGAATAATCATGGAGCGGTGGCAAAAGCATTGTTAGAAGCTAAAGCTGATCCCCGCGCTGTTTGCGCAAAGGAACGCACTCCCCTGCATGAAGCTGCTCAATATACCACAGACTTGCAAGAAGAGCTGATGAAGTCATTAATCGCAAAGGGTGCTGATGTGAAAGCTACAGATTGGAATGGACAGACCATTCTCATGTCTTTGCTGCTATCTACTCGTGCAACAGTAAAGAATCAGCATCTATTAGAATGGCTCATAGACCTGGGTGTGGATGTAGATGCACAGGATCGCCGTGGTAAAACTGCATTATATTATGCTTGTTCGAGAAATGATGTTGCCTCTGTGAAAACTTTACTTAGCAAAGGCGCGGATCCAGATATTAGTGCTCCCATGATGGCTACTGAATCTGGGGAAATTGTCTCATTGTTAGTTGAATATGGCGCTAAGAAACCTGAACCCGAATTGGATGCAAAACAAGCGCAGAATGAAAAATTGGAATTAGAAGCAAGTTTAGCCCTTAAACGTGAAACAGATGCTAAGCTCACAGGATTAAACAAAATTATTCAAGGGCGTAAACAATTTCTTGAAGAAGATCGAGATAAATTAAAAATACTTGAGCAAATGATGAGAGAAAGTGCCAGCTTGGATGAACGCCAATTATCTCTTAAGGAAACTCAGAAGGAGTTAAAACCACGCGAACCAGCCGAAGAAGCAGAAATTATATTAATCGAACCAAGCGCAAACATACCCGAGGCTAAATTACCACAACAGAAAGTTCCAACAATTGAACCATTTGGAGAACCTCTGTCTCCACCATTTTCCAAAACTGCTGTTTGGGGTAAGCGTCCCCCCTCTCCTAGTGAGTCCCAAAGGAAATTAAAAACGACTGAGCAGAGTGCTGAAGAAGAAATCACGTTAAGCGAAAGGACTACTGAAGTTAAATCAAAACAGGAACCTAACAAAGATCAGTCAGTAGCACCATTTTACAAATTTGCTCTTTGGCATGAGCGCACAAAATCTCTAAGTGACGCTAAGGGGAGATTAGAAAATCTTCTAAAAACACAACCAGAACCAAGCGAGCCTTCAAGTAATACCATCGACCCAAAGTTATCCAACAGATAAAATTAGGTGTTTTATGAATGTAACTATTCAGCTTGTTGCTTGAAGCAGCACCAAACGGTCAGATTATTCCATGGTCACCCCTAAAAATTAGGAAAAAGCGCAGCACACACAGAGTATGTGAGTATTTTTGCTAAACTTTTAGGGGTGGGATTATAAAGCACTTCCTATACTTTACCCTTCGGGCTGCTTGAGCATTCAAATTTGTTCCTACAAATTTTAGTGGGAAAATATGACCAACGGAAATCCCTTGCGGGATGGCCATTTCAGTCCTGTGGTGAATACCCTAAAAAAATATATTAAATTTCCCAAATAACAGCACACTCAACCCTGCTGCCACTAAATAGGGACCAAACGGCAAAGGCATATCATAACTATGCCTGCCACGCAGCATCAGCATGATGACAACTATTAATCCAATCATTGAAGCTAAAAACATAATCATCGGTAAAGGATAAACCCCCAGCCACGCCCCAAATACCGACAACAGTTTATAATCACCATGCCCTATACCTTCTGCTTTCCGTATGAGCTTGTATAAAACGCCTATCACTCTCAGGCTGAGATATCCTACAGCCGCTCCCAGTATCGCTTGTTCAGGCGCTACGAATAGCCCACCAACATTGCTCAATAAACCCAACCATATCAAAGTCAAAGTAATACAATCAGGTAATAGATAATATTTACTATCAATCAAAGCCAGCAGAATTAATCCCCAAATTAATACTAAAATCACAAAAGTCTCGGCGTGTATTCCAAAATGGCGGGTTATCACCAAGGTGACTATACTCACCCCTAACTCTACCCAGACATAATGCTTTACAAGCTGTTGATTGCAGTGCGCGCATTTTCTTAATTTCATTAACCTTGGAAATAGAGGTAAATTCATCCAAACCGGCAATTGCATATCGCAGTTTAAACAATGCAAGCGCAACTTTTTTTTGCTCAAATAGCAGCTCGATGTGTCGTTGCCATTGTGCAATATCCAACATTGTTGCCGCCAATTTTGTTGCAAAATTCGAGGTATATGTTCGGTCAAAATATTAATTGCCGCTCCTGCAAATAATCCAGACATTACGACACTTGACCACAATACCATGCTGGACAATGACAATCTATTTCTCCCATTTACTTCATATCACCGAACCCAAAAGAAAAATCGGCAGATACATGGCAATGACCAGACTGCCAATCACCACGCATAAAAACATCATAACGATTGGCTCTAATAATTGACTTAAATTATGCACTGTGTAATCCACTTGTTTTTCAAAATGTTCACTTAATTTAGCAAACATTTTTTCCAAGTGGCCTGACTCTTCGCCTATAGCCGTCATTTGAATCACCCGTGATGGAAAAATCGGGATTTTTTTCATGGCGTCATTTATCGCCTGCCCGGCTTTAATACACTGCGACAACTCCATAAACGCATGCTTATAAAAAATGTTACCTGTAACTTTTGCCGTCATATCCATTGCTTCAAGTAGTGGCAATCCTGCACGCAATGAGGTGGCTAGTGTGGAAAAACACCGTGCAAAAATTGCATTACTGATAGTACTGCCAACCAAAGGGATGCTTAACCCTAATTTTTCGATGAGGGCATTGACTCTAGTTGATTTTTTTATAGCCATTTTTAGCAATAGATACACTACTATCATTATTATCAAAAACAACCATCCGTCATGACGTATTCTATCCGCTAGCCCCATAATCAAACGCGTAAATACAGGCAATTGTGCACCCAATCCTTGAAATAATTTTTCAAATTGCGGAATAACTAAAATTATCAAACCCACGGTAATTACTAATGCTATGGATAATACAATCATAGGATAGAATAGCGCTTTTTTAATCTTGTGTTTTAATGAAATAATTTTTTCGCGATGGTTGGCAATTTCATTTAAAATGCTATCAAGCCGGCCTGATTGCTCTCCCACATAAATTAAATTGCAGAATATTGGATCAAAATATTTGGGTTGCGATTGCAAGGCTTGACTAAATAATTGGCCGCTTTCTACGTGTTTTTGTAGTGCTTTAGTGATTGTGCGCATATTCGCATTGGCAGCACTGTCACTGATGACTGTTAGCGCTGCATTAAGAGAAATTCCACTGGCAAGCAGCGTTGCTATTTCCCGGCTAAAATCGGTAATATCTTCAAAGTTAATGCTTCTTTTCTTTGAAAGAGGAAATTGAAATTTTCGAGTAATACGTAAGGGTGTAATATGTTGCTGACCAAGCTTTTGCCTAACTTTTATCACACTGTCTGCGAGAAATTCGCCCTCTACGCGCATACCTTTATGATCTATCCCTTTCCAACGAAACACTTTCATAAAATCACTCGTTGCACTTCTTCCAGACTCGTGATACCACTTAATAATTGTCGCAACGCTGCCGCACGTAAATTAATCATGTTTTCATGCTTAGCTTCTGCCGCTATCTCAGAGGAAGTACCCTGATGCATAATGATATTGGCTATTGCTGAAGTCATATTTAAAATTTCAAAAATTCCGATACGGCCATTATAACCCTTGATGCAATATTCACAGCCTACGGCTTCATATAATTTTAATGGTGGATTCGGGACGATAGAAGTTTGGGTGGAAGATATTTGCACACATTCATCTACTGCAATGCTGCCTTTCTGCAAAGAGGTCAATTGTAAAATGTCTTGTTTTTCAAAACCAGCCGCCAATAATATTTCCATGGAAGTATCTTTTTCACGTCGGCAATGCACACACAGTTTGCGTACTAATCGCTGCGCAATAATCATGTGAATAGAATGCACAATATTAAACGCTGAAATGCCCATCATCAGCAAACGGCTAATCGTCTCGGGAGCACTGTTAGCATGTAAAGTCGATAGCACAAAATGTCCGGTCTGCGCGGCTTTCATCGCGATATCTGCTGTCTCACGATCGCGTATTTCTCCCACCATCAAAATGTCGGGGTCTTGACGCAGAAACGCACGCAATACTTTAGAAAAAGTTAAATCCGCTTTGACATTAATATTCACCTGATTAACGCCAGGTAACTGCACCTCAACTGGCTCTTCTACCGTAGAAATATTTTTATCAAGGGTATTTAGCAAACTTAGCGCTGTATATAAAGTGACAGTTTTCCCACTCCCAGTAGGCCCAGTGACCAATAGCATTCCTTGCGGTTTATGTATCGCCTGCACAAATAAATTTTTCTGCACCGCTTCCATACCTAAATCATCTACATTCAAGATGATTTTGCCACCATCGAGAATCCGCACGACTGTTTTTTCACCAAATAAAGTGGGACAGGTGCTGATGCGACAATCCCTGACTTCCTGCGCATTTATTTCAATACTAAAACGTCCATCCTGCGGCAAACGACGCTCAGCAATATCTAGCCGCGCTAAAATTTTCAAACGCGCCGTCATCCGCACCGCTAAATCTGGAGACAATTGCGTGACCTTGTGCAAAATACCATCAATACGCTGGCGTATCCGGTAAGAAGTTTTATATGGTTCCAGATGAATATCGGACACGCCCTTTTTTACCGCATCCAACAAAATTTCCTGTACCATTTGCATAATCCGCTCATCATTATCCGCCAGCCCTGAATTAACCGGTTGAAAATGACTCAACGCCTGATATTGCCGCTCACTCAAACAAGCCTCAATTAAGCGCGCTAATTTATCCCACTCCACCACCAACGGCACCACATTCATATCCGTATGAAACTTAATCTCTCCCAACACCTCCAACTGCCCCGGCTCCGCAATCGCCACATACAGCTCCCCAGCCTCAACATACAACGGCAAAACCCGCTGCAAGCGTATAAACTCCTCATCCACCACTCCCGTCACTACCGCATCCACCGTCAACCGATTCAAATCAAAACGCTGCAACCCCAAATACTCCGCCAATTGCTCCGCCATCACTCCACAATCTACCTGCCGATGCTGCGCCAAATAAGCCACCAACGACAACTTAGCCCCCTGCGCCGCCAAAACTGCCTGCATAGCCTCCCCCTGCCCTAAAATCCCAGCCCGCACCAAGCATAAAGCCAGCGGATCTAGCAGGAGTTTTCCCTGCATCCCTAGAACCTGTTTACTTTGAAAGGAAATCATCGCACCCCCATTCCGTTATTTAACGGGGAGATTTATAGGTGAGTCATAGGTTGATTGCAATACCGTAAAAGCTTCCTTATACTTTTGGGTCTTCTTGGGGTTTAGCGGTTGAAAGCTTGGATTTATATGTAGGGAATGAGCTACCGCCCAGTCCTGGAAGCCTTAGTTGGAATATGTGCCGAAATAGCTCAGCTGGTAGAGCAACTGATTCGTAATCAGTAGGTCGGAGGTTCGACTCCTCTTTTCGGCACCATATAATCAATGAGTTATCAGATCATCAAGGGCAACGACAGAAAATGTGTCGAATATGTGTCGAAGAATTATATATGGCCAACCCAGATGTGAGCCTTACATTTACGCAAATGGCTTGTCATGATAAAACTATTAAAAAAATTCTTTACTGAAAAAGAGCGGGAAAAAGAGCTGGTCAACCATACTTGGCTGCACTGGCTGGGCACACAGCCTTGGGAGGAAATCCGAAGCAAAATAAAGCATTTGTTGGAAATGCAAGCACCTAGCAGTAAAATTATACTCCTTGAATTCCCTGAAAAAGCTCAAAACATTTTCCTTATCAGGAAATCCCTTTCAAAAGCTTCGAGCAAACGTCTTGTTCAAGCAGCAGGCATTTTGGTTCCTTTTATCGCTCATGCTGAGGAACCTAATACGCCTCCCGAAAAGGTAGTTGGTATATTTAGTTGGGTTGCCGGTGGTTTAGACAGTGCGGATAAGAGCAAGCGTGTCGATGAAGTTTTTCTGGATTTAGGAGAAGACATGGAAATGGCTGAACCCCACCTTAAGTTACGACTTCTTAAAATTGGTACTGTTGATAATTTAGCAAATACCCAAATAGT
This genomic interval from Patescibacteria group bacterium contains the following:
- a CDS encoding ATPase, T2SS/T4P/T4SS family, with the translated sequence MISFQSKQVLGMQGKLLLDPLALCLVRAGILGQGEAMQAVLAAQGAKLSLVAYLAQHRQVDCGVMAEQLAEYLGLQRFDLNRLTVDAVVTGVVDEEFIRLQRVLPLYVEAGELYVAIAEPGQLEVLGEIKFHTDMNVVPLVVEWDKLARLIEACLSERQYQALSHFQPVNSGLADNDERIMQMVQEILLDAVKKGVSDIHLEPYKTSYRIRQRIDGILHKVTQLSPDLAVRMTARLKILARLDIAERRLPQDGRFSIEINAQEVRDCRISTCPTLFGEKTVVRILDGGKIILNVDDLGMEAVQKNLFVQAIHKPQGMLLVTGPTGSGKTVTLYTALSLLNTLDKNISTVEEPVEVQLPGVNQVNINVKADLTFSKVLRAFLRQDPDILMVGEIRDRETADIAMKAAQTGHFVLSTLHANSAPETISRLLMMGISAFNIVHSIHMIIAQRLVRKLCVHCRREKDTSMEILLAAGFEKQDILQLTSLQKGSIAVDECVQISSTQTSIVPNPPLKLYEAVGCEYCIKGYNGRIGIFEILNMTSAIANIIMHQGTSSEIAAEAKHENMINLRAAALRQLLSGITSLEEVQRVIL
- a CDS encoding arginine deiminase-related protein encodes the protein MANLVTSQWAMCPPKYFGVEYVINPWMEGQVGRAKNDVAQQQWQALYELISARAKVHLIPAIRGLPDMPFTANAGLVLGKIFVPSAFRFPQRQPEEHFFIQWFREQGYNIVDLHGEGTFEGEGDALFQPGETLLWAGYGVRTALEAHPRLCEIFDVEVASLRLVDQRFYHLDTCFAPLADGRVVYYPPAFDQPSLELLHARVPPHKRLAVSEEDALNFTCNGVVCGEAYICNQPTDAFRQQLKSWGYEVIATPLTEFMLAGGAAKCLSLCLTQDVPATTTPGPHFSSAIADCTIELQGHILDNGLMNQVLDAITDAGGSFEIPRLKAGLRHDQESLARIHVSAPTAERLQVLLQKLLQLGARVAGEV
- the coq7 gene encoding 2-polyprenyl-3-methyl-6-methoxy-1,4-benzoquinone monooxygenase — protein: MSISKLRNFTFLDRCLMQFDQSLRTLFNSPSSIRPNPAANLEEPALSSAERKHSAGLLRVNHAGEISAQALYQAQALMSRSTEVARSLEQSAEEENDHLAWCNQRLQELGAHPSYLNPFWYLGSFTIGLVAGLAGDAWNLGFVAETERQVVNHLERHLQKLPAADSKSRHILQKMQEDEGHHASVAMTAGAVELPEAIKFLMKCFSRVMTRTAYWV
- a CDS encoding A24 family peptidase is translated as MSGLFAGAAINILTEHIPRILQQNWRQQCWILHNGNDTSSCYLSKKKLRLHCLNCDMQLPVWMNLPLFPRLMKLRKCAHCNQQLVKHYVWVELGVSIVTLVITRHFGIHAETFVILVLIWGLILLALIDSKYYLLPDCITLTLIWLGLLSNVGGLFVAPEQAILGAAVGYLSLRVIGVLYKLIRKAEGIGHGDYKLLSVFGAWLGVYPLPMIMFLASMIGLIVVIMLMLRGRHSYDMPLPFGPYLVAAGLSVLLFGKFNIFF
- a CDS encoding type II secretion system F family protein; protein product: MKVFRWKGIDHKGMRVEGEFLADSVIKVRQKLGQQHITPLRITRKFQFPLSKKRSINFEDITDFSREIATLLASGISLNAALTVISDSAANANMRTITKALQKHVESGQLFSQALQSQPKYFDPIFCNLIYVGEQSGRLDSILNEIANHREKIISLKHKIKKALFYPMIVLSIALVITVGLIILVIPQFEKLFQGLGAQLPVFTRLIMGLADRIRHDGWLFLIIMIVVYLLLKMAIKKSTRVNALIEKLGLSIPLVGSTISNAIFARCFSTLATSLRAGLPLLEAMDMTAKVTGNIFYKHAFMELSQCIKAGQAINDAMKKIPIFPSRVIQMTAIGEESGHLEKMFAKLSEHFEKQVDYTVHNLSQLLEPIVMMFLCVVIGSLVIAMYLPIFLLGSVI
- a CDS encoding ankyrin repeat domain-containing protein, which translates into the protein MKVILKINDREYPVNDVDPNVKLAELFDRFFELYQPAKLAGLSSDQDMGFKIAGRVLRSEDFGKTLVELGIFEETRLEATPCKKYSTEVLSPTSLREYVLDPQTVHIPLAKKYLRDYIPIHGEIWGGWSRAHHKARLGWLTPEDVAHYGQLDARLTKDGWSLLHITAYYGHLNSTQLLLEKNANPSITEQSLYGTLSKKTPLHLALQNNHGAVAKALLEAKADPRAVCAKERTPLHEAAQYTTDLQEELMKSLIAKGADVKATDWNGQTILMSLLLSTRATVKNQHLLEWLIDLGVDVDAQDRRGKTALYYACSRNDVASVKTLLSKGADPDISAPMMATESGEIVSLLVEYGAKKPEPELDAKQAQNEKLELEASLALKRETDAKLTGLNKIIQGRKQFLEEDRDKLKILEQMMRESASLDERQLSLKETQKELKPREPAEEAEIILIEPSANIPEAKLPQQKVPTIEPFGEPLSPPFSKTAVWGKRPPSPSESQRKLKTTEQSAEEEITLSERTTEVKSKQEPNKDQSVAPFYKFALWHERTKSLSDAKGRLENLLKTQPEPSEPSSNTIDPKLSNR
- the coaE gene encoding dephospho-CoA kinase (Dephospho-CoA kinase (CoaE) performs the final step in coenzyme A biosynthesis.); the encoded protein is MLKVGLTGGIGSGKSTVASLFAKLGVPVIDADIIAREVIADSIITKEIMQHFGSQVLHESGSLDRQILRKIVFEQPKERRWLEALLHPLIITEMQRQVDKLQSPYCLLVIPLLIEATLSYALVDRILVVDTSEGIQIKRTEARDHLTAEEVQRILDSQATRAQRLQQADDVIVNAGDLETLAAEVKQLHQHYLALSSGFSAGEDE